The proteins below are encoded in one region of Buttiauxella gaviniae:
- a CDS encoding calcium-binding protein encodes METIILKTNQKVAKVNYNLEGYSVGGNDALLGDTLTQGTNANDTMYGNAGDDLLRGYDGDDVMFGGAGNDRMAGYAGNNTMYGGSGIDYMFTGNCYVGVNTMNGGTGADHFVLNAFESSSMKGSNIMAIQDFSSIDSIDIVSYDRSLSFSKFDTNNDGLLTTEDKGVTALHNADGTTGIQLAVSDHYAIQVQNQSQLTSSDFSFKAI; translated from the coding sequence ATGGAAACGATTATTTTAAAAACAAACCAGAAAGTCGCAAAAGTTAATTATAACTTAGAAGGCTATTCTGTTGGTGGTAACGATGCTTTGCTGGGCGACACCCTGACTCAGGGAACTAACGCTAATGACACCATGTACGGCAATGCAGGAGATGACCTTTTACGTGGTTATGATGGCGATGATGTGATGTTTGGTGGTGCTGGCAATGATCGCATGGCAGGTTATGCTGGCAATAATACTATGTATGGTGGTTCTGGTATTGATTACATGTTCACGGGCAATTGCTATGTTGGCGTTAACACCATGAACGGCGGCACCGGTGCTGACCATTTTGTGCTTAACGCCTTCGAGTCCAGTTCTATGAAAGGTTCTAATATCATGGCCATTCAGGACTTCAGCAGCATTGATAGCATCGATATTGTATCGTACGACCGCTCCCTGAGCTTCAGTAAATTTGACACCAACAACGATGGCTTGCTGACAACTGAAGATAAAGGTGTGACCGCATTGCATAACGCCGATGGCACAACCGGTATTCAACTGGCGGTTTCTGACCATTATGCCATTCAGGTGCAAAACCAGTCCCAGTTGACGTCCTCAGATTTCAGTTTCAAAGCTATTTAA